From Lolium perenne isolate Kyuss_39 chromosome 5, Kyuss_2.0, whole genome shotgun sequence, a single genomic window includes:
- the LOC127300624 gene encoding uncharacterized protein, whose amino-acid sequence MGDETAALQSVSDLPVQDPPGEEFSAADLWWAKYASSEHHCEDVALIPYERLGAFISGECNNPEYPTRFHIERSRKRKRGDLKEFRSDEYLKYRLYWCSFGPENYGEGGEILPSRRYRVNTRNRAPRPQSMRGCTCHFAIKRLYARPSVVLIIYHERRHVTRSGFVCHGPLDRDAIGPRARKVPYVGSEIQQQTMSLIYLGVPEENILQAHIEGIQRYCGSDAKVDSLASQYVHKLGMIIKRSTHELDLDDQASIKMWVDRNKKSVFFHQDSTETDAFVLGIQTEWQLQQMIRFGHQSILASHSSFGVSKLKYPLHTLLVFDSRQQALPVAWIITRSVTKEDTLRWMKALTSRIHSVDATWRIGGFIIDDPTSEMDPIRNVFSCPILFSLWHIRRTWFKNIIKKCSNTEVQREIFTRLGKFMYSIWNEKNPMDALEQTFQDFVDQTTFIQYFKSFWVPKLEMWIDTIRNLPLASQESCGAIEGYHLKLKLKAYDDSQLDALQRVDWLVHKLTTELHSGYWLNLYADESGSFPQVKAEYIASTSWQRAMQIPDEDVLFDDQEPLSAKVASQKDASQKRTVWNAGSEFSLCSCSWSMQGNLCKHVIKVNMMCAPRKDFQPSLSFQSFQRVLLDLWQKPLDDSFSLDLSMAWVMQMQERIQKVAELATSDGIAQVAGKLPIQWVHKKGRRTAARRTSPLRLLPHSNCSVQRDLTPKKNRKRRRLATFSG is encoded by the exons atgggGGATGAGACGGCGGCGCTGCAGTCGGTGAGCGATCTCCCCGTGCAGGACCCGCCCGGGGAGGAGTTCTCCGCCGCCGACCTCTGGTGGGCCAAGTACGCCAGCTCCGAGCACCACTGCGAGGACGTCGCGCTCATCCCCTACGAGCGGCTGGGGGCCTTCATCAGCGGCGAGTGCAACAACCCCGAGTACCCCACCAGGTTCCACATCGAGCGCAGCCGCAAGCGCAAGAGGGGCGACCTCAAGGAGTTCAGGAGCGACGAGTACCTCAAGTACCGACT GTACTGGTGCTCGTTTGGCCCAGAGAACTACGGGGAGGGAGGGGAGATCCTGCCCAGCAGGAGGTACAGGGTCAACACGAGGAACCGCGCGCCTCGCCCGCAGTCCATGCGAGGCTGCACCTGCCATTTCGCGATCAAGCGGCTCTACGCCCGGCCTTCGGTGGTGCTCATCATCTACCACGAGAGGCGCCATGTCACCAGGTCTGGCTTCGTGTGCCACGGACCCCTGGACCGGGACGCCATCGGGCCTCGCGCCAGGAAGGTGCCGTATGTCGGGAGCGAGATTCAGCAGCAGACCATGTCGTTGATTTACCTCGGTGTCCCCGAGGAGAACATCCTGCAGGCGCATATAGAAGGGATACAGCGCTACTGTGGCTCGGATGCGAAGGTCGATAGCCTCGCCTCGCAGTATGTCCACAAGCTTGGGATGATCATCAAGAGGTCTACGCATGAGCTGGATCTTGATGACCAGGCTAGCATCAAGATGTGGGTAGATAGGAACAAGAAGTCTGTGTTTTTCCACCAGGACTCGACCGAGACTGATGCGTTCGTGCTGGGGATCCAGACAGAATGGCAACTGCAGCAGATGATACGCTTTGGTCACCAGAGTATCTTGGCCTCTCATTCCTCATTTGGTGTAAGCAAGCTCAAG TATCCATTGCACACACTTCTCGTATTCGATTCAAGACAACAGGCTCTACCTGTTGCGTGGATTATAACCCGATCAGTTACCAAGGAGGATACTTTGAGATGGATGAAAGCACTCACTAGTAGAATACATTCTGTTGACGCCACCTGGAGAATTGGCGGATTTATAATTGACGACCCAACCTCCGAGATGGACCCAATCAG GAATGTGTTCTCCTGTCCAATTTTATTTTCTTTATGGCACATAAGGAGAACTTGGTTCAAAAATATAATCAAGAAATGTAGCAACACTGAGGTGCAACGAGAAATTTTTACACGACTAGGAAAATTTATGTACAGTATCTGGAATGAGAAAAACCCCATGGATGCGCTGGAGCAAACATTTCAAGACTTTGTTGACCAAACCACGTTCATACAATATTTCAAGTCATTTTGGGTCCCCAAATTGG AGATGTGGATTGATACCATCAGAAACTTGCCGCTAGCAAGTCAGGAATCCTGTGGTGCAATTGAGGGTTACCATCTAAAGCTCAAGCTTAAAGCATATGATGATTCACAACTCGACGCTCTCCAACGTGTCGACTGGTTGGTTCACAAGCTCACAACAGAGCTGCATTCAGGCTACTGGCTCAACTTATATGCAGATGAGAGTGGTTCATTTCCTCAGGTGAAAGCGGAGTACATTGCATCCACTTCATGGCAAAGGGCGATGCAGATACCCGATGAGGATGTTCTCTTTGATGACCAAGAACCTCTTTCAGCCAAGGTGGCAAGCCAGAAGGATGCTAGTCAAAAGCGGACTGTATGGAATGCTGGATCTGAATTCTCTCTGTGCAGTTGTTCGTGGTCAATGCAGGGTAACTTATGTAAGCACGTCATAAAGGTTAATATGATGTGTGCACCACGCAAGGATTTCCAGCCCTCCTTATCATTTCAGTCGTTTCAGCGTGTCCTACTTGATCTGTGGCAAAAACCACTGGATGATTCATTCTCACTGGATCTGTCGATGGCATGGGTTATGCAAATGCAGGAGAGGATCCAAAAAGTGGCTGAGCTTGCAACATCTGATGGCATTGCCCAAGTTGCAGGCAAATTGCCAATTCAGTGGGTGCACAAGAAAGGGAGAAGAACAGCTGCTAGACGAACTAGCCCCTTGCGTCTTCTTCCTCATTCCAACTGCAGTGTTCAAAGAGATTTGACTCCGAAAAAGAACAGGAAGAGGAGAAGGTTGGCCACCTTTTCAGGCTAA